The region TGCTGCTGAACGCGCCCGTGGCCTCCGGGAACTGGCGCTCGGCCTCGATGATGTGGCGCTCGATGGTGACCACGGATCGGCTGCTCACTCTGACCTCTCGGAACGGGATGGTTGGGGCGCGGCGCCGCTCTCGGCCCGGCGCGCCTCTACTTCGTAACGGTTCTCCCAATACCCGCGCCGCAGCGACTCCAGCGCGTACTTCACCGGGAACAGCCGGTCCTCGCCCCACTGCCGCACGTGCGTCAGCTCGTGCACGACCAGCTCGGTGGACACGGGGACGGTGGGATGGACCACGATGGTGCGGCCCAGCGTAACCGCCGCGGCCGGCCCGCCCATCTTCCCCA is a window of Longimicrobiaceae bacterium DNA encoding:
- a CDS encoding DUF4157 domain-containing protein → MRLLGRVLDRVLGPVVPPPEGLPADALPPGVVFRRGALVPAIGGVMGKMGGPAAAVTLGRTIVVHPTVPVSTELVVHELTHVRQWGEDRLFPVKYALESLRRGYWENRYEVEARRAESGAAPQPSRSERSE